Proteins from a single region of Streptomyces glaucescens:
- a CDS encoding DUF1360 domain-containing protein: MDEERYDEQGEVPLAGYAGVASVFAASAATYALVFRRLGRRVPERVPPWDVVLLGTATFRAARLLTRDKVTSFLRAPFTRRAGEGGGSEVSDVPRGGTARQAVGGLLTCPFCASAWVAAGLTGYYAWAPRPARLVCAGLSAVTLADWLQYAWTGTREAVEG, translated from the coding sequence GTGGACGAAGAGCGCTACGACGAGCAGGGCGAGGTACCCCTGGCGGGCTACGCCGGTGTGGCGAGTGTGTTCGCGGCGAGCGCGGCGACGTACGCGCTGGTGTTCCGGCGTCTGGGACGAAGGGTTCCGGAACGGGTGCCGCCGTGGGACGTGGTGCTCCTGGGCACGGCGACCTTCAGGGCGGCCCGTCTGCTCACCCGGGACAAGGTGACCAGCTTCCTGCGGGCGCCGTTCACCCGCCGCGCCGGCGAGGGCGGGGGCAGCGAGGTGTCGGACGTGCCCCGCGGCGGTACGGCCCGGCAGGCGGTCGGCGGCCTCCTGACGTGCCCCTTCTGCGCGTCCGCCTGGGTGGCCGCCGGCCTCACCGGCTACTACGCGTGGGCACCGCGCCCCGCCCGGCTCGTCTGCGCGGGGCTGAGCGCCGTGACCCTGGCGGACTGGCTGCAGTACGCCTGGACCGGGACCCGGGAGGCCGTCGAAGGCTGA
- a CDS encoding FAD-dependent oxidoreductase, with translation MPILEPPAQPRTLTVPARPARDGGRTDVLVVGGGPAGTAAACAAAEAGAQVVLVERYGFLGGNATAALVMPLMSFHNERKQAVFTEPGELGDQLLPTDHGEGEAVVAGFLWQLLDRLNARGGCVKPSLKTGYTVPFDPEIYKLVLLDLLDDAGVRLLFHSFASTALPLDDGWRVVFETKSGPVVIDADVVVDGTGDGDVATACGAPYEIGRPKDGLVQPMTLMFRVVDFLRPRFAEYVREHPDQWKGVHGLWDLVEEATRAGELALPREDVLFFGTPHAGEVSVNSTRVTGALGVDVWDLTRAEYTARRQLEQIERFLRTRVPGFEESYVVQSGTQIGVRETRRVLGDYHLTGHDIMEARSFPDVVAHGAYPVDIHNPKGSGTILMRVPQGRFYDIPLRCLLPRGTERLLVAGRCISGSHVAHSSYRVMPIAMATGQAAGVCAALAVRSGRTPREVPAEHVQDELLRQGARLRLGGGTAPKAAQPR, from the coding sequence ATGCCGATCCTGGAACCACCCGCACAGCCCCGGACCCTCACCGTGCCGGCCCGCCCGGCCCGCGACGGGGGCCGCACGGACGTCCTGGTCGTCGGCGGGGGACCGGCCGGCACGGCCGCCGCCTGCGCGGCGGCGGAGGCGGGCGCTCAGGTCGTCCTCGTGGAGCGCTACGGCTTCCTGGGCGGCAACGCCACCGCGGCCCTGGTCATGCCGCTGATGTCGTTCCACAACGAGCGCAAGCAGGCGGTGTTCACCGAACCGGGCGAGCTGGGCGACCAGTTGCTGCCCACCGACCACGGCGAGGGCGAGGCGGTGGTCGCCGGTTTCCTGTGGCAGCTGCTGGACCGGCTGAACGCGCGCGGCGGCTGCGTCAAGCCGTCCCTGAAGACCGGCTACACCGTGCCGTTCGACCCGGAGATCTACAAGCTGGTCCTCCTGGACCTGCTGGACGACGCCGGGGTGCGCCTGCTGTTCCACTCCTTCGCCTCCACCGCGCTGCCCCTGGACGACGGGTGGCGGGTGGTGTTCGAGACCAAGTCGGGGCCGGTGGTGATCGACGCGGACGTCGTCGTGGACGGCACCGGCGACGGCGACGTGGCCACCGCCTGCGGGGCGCCGTACGAGATCGGCCGCCCGAAGGACGGGCTGGTCCAGCCGATGACGCTGATGTTCCGGGTCGTCGACTTCCTGCGCCCGCGGTTCGCCGAGTACGTCCGGGAGCACCCCGACCAGTGGAAGGGCGTGCACGGGCTGTGGGACCTGGTCGAGGAGGCCACGCGGGCGGGGGAGCTGGCGCTGCCGCGGGAGGACGTCCTCTTCTTCGGCACGCCGCACGCGGGTGAGGTGAGCGTCAACAGCACCCGGGTCACCGGGGCGCTCGGCGTCGACGTGTGGGACCTGACCCGCGCCGAGTACACCGCACGCCGCCAGCTGGAGCAGATCGAGCGGTTCCTGCGCACCCGCGTGCCCGGCTTCGAGGAGTCGTACGTCGTGCAGAGCGGCACCCAGATCGGAGTCCGGGAGACCCGCCGGGTCCTGGGCGACTACCACCTGACCGGCCACGACATCATGGAGGCCCGCTCCTTCCCGGACGTCGTGGCGCACGGCGCGTACCCGGTCGACATCCACAACCCGAAGGGGTCCGGGACCATCCTGATGCGGGTCCCGCAGGGCCGCTTCTACGACATCCCGCTGCGCTGCCTGCTGCCCCGCGGCACCGAGCGCCTCCTCGTCGCGGGCCGCTGCATCTCCGGCTCGCACGTGGCGCACTCCTCCTACCGGGTGATGCCCATCGCCATGGCGACCGGCCAGGCCGCGGGTGTCTGCGCCGCGCTCGCCGTGCGCTCCGGCCGCACCCCGCGGGAGGTGCCCGCCGAACACGTCCAGGACGAACTGCTCCGCCAGGGCGCGCGGTTGAGGCTGGGCGGCGGCACGGCGCCGAAGGCGGCGCAGCCGCGCTGA
- a CDS encoding polysaccharide pyruvyl transferase family protein, whose protein sequence is MTTTAQPPRPIQVSPRIGLLGSYGGFNLGDEAILTCMLRCLRTHRPQARLVALSRNAEHTRANHPALDEVVDWEGVPQRRLLDVLSRLDLLVLGGGGILYDGEARRYLRLVAAAQARGVRTFAYAIGAGPLRETEDREAVRTVLAGMAEVVVRDEESHLVLEEAGLDRDVVVTADPALLLPPEPFTDRMMRQEGIPAEAHRLVGMSVREPGRAAEKLDEGDYHALLADVADFLVRRLDAHVVFVPMERQDVHHAHGVLSRMTAPDRGRILHSVYSPGQVLGFMAHLDLVVGMRLHFLIFAALSGLPVLPLPYSGKVFDFARRLGAPALVGVAREQAGLLLAEVDRLWDEFPQRRGDFEERVRRLRGRAGETCTRLGAVLDSLDTVSPGAADAVQPGLHLLTPGAGTAT, encoded by the coding sequence ATGACCACGACCGCACAGCCGCCCCGCCCCATCCAGGTGAGCCCGCGTATCGGCCTGCTCGGTTCGTACGGTGGCTTCAACCTGGGCGACGAGGCCATCCTCACCTGCATGCTGCGCTGCCTGCGCACCCACCGCCCGCAGGCCCGGCTCGTCGCCCTCAGCCGCAACGCCGAGCACACCCGCGCCAACCACCCCGCCCTCGACGAGGTGGTCGACTGGGAGGGAGTCCCGCAGCGGCGGCTGCTCGACGTGCTGTCCCGGCTGGACCTGCTCGTCCTCGGCGGCGGCGGCATCCTCTACGACGGCGAGGCCCGCCGCTATCTGCGCCTGGTCGCCGCGGCCCAGGCCCGCGGCGTGCGCACCTTCGCCTACGCCATCGGCGCCGGCCCGCTGCGCGAGACGGAGGACCGGGAGGCGGTGCGCACCGTGCTGGCCGGCATGGCGGAGGTCGTGGTGCGCGACGAGGAGTCGCACCTGGTCCTGGAGGAGGCCGGGCTGGACCGCGACGTCGTCGTCACCGCCGATCCCGCGCTGCTGCTGCCGCCGGAGCCGTTCACCGACCGGATGATGCGCCAGGAGGGCATCCCGGCCGAGGCGCACCGGCTGGTCGGCATGTCGGTGCGGGAGCCGGGCCGGGCCGCCGAGAAACTCGACGAGGGCGACTACCACGCGCTCCTCGCGGACGTCGCCGACTTCCTGGTGCGGCGGCTGGACGCCCACGTCGTCTTCGTGCCGATGGAACGCCAGGACGTGCACCACGCCCACGGCGTGCTCTCCCGGATGACCGCCCCGGACCGGGGCCGGATCCTGCACAGCGTCTACAGCCCCGGCCAGGTCCTCGGCTTCATGGCCCACCTCGACCTCGTCGTCGGCATGCGCCTGCACTTCCTGATCTTCGCCGCCCTGTCCGGGCTGCCCGTCCTGCCGCTGCCGTACTCCGGCAAGGTCTTCGACTTCGCCCGCCGCCTCGGCGCCCCGGCCCTGGTCGGGGTCGCCCGCGAGCAGGCGGGGCTGCTGCTCGCGGAGGTGGACCGGCTCTGGGACGAGTTCCCGCAGCGACGCGGAGACTTCGAGGAGCGGGTACGGCGGCTGCGGGGCCGGGCCGGGGAGACCTGTACCCGCCTGGGCGCGGTGCTCGACTCCCTCGACACGGTGTCCCCGGGCGCCGCGGACGCCGTCCAGCCCGGCCTGCACCTGCTGACGCCGGGGGCCGGAACCGCGACCTGA
- a CDS encoding NAD-dependent epimerase/dehydratase family protein, translated as MNTPSARTWQHAVVTGGAGFVGSHLCAALLASGTAVTCVDDFSTGRPENVTPLLDRPGFTLVRADVAQGIPVDRPPDLMLHFASPASPTDYLRLPLHTMEAGSLGTRHALELAHRADARFVLASTSEVYGDPQQNPQDERYWGHVNPVGPRSVYDEAKRFAEALTTAHADSEGTDTCIVRLFNTYGPRMRGHDGRAVPTFVRQALAGEPLTVTGDGRQTRSLCYVDDTVRGILAAAAHGLRGPVNIGNPGEITMLELARLVIRLAGSDSEIRFIERPTDDPAVRCPDITLARDKLGWDPQVDAEEGLRRTIAWFRSGADR; from the coding sequence ATGAACACCCCTTCCGCCCGGACCTGGCAGCACGCCGTCGTCACCGGCGGCGCCGGCTTCGTCGGCTCGCACCTGTGCGCCGCCCTGCTGGCGTCCGGCACCGCGGTCACCTGTGTGGACGACTTCAGCACCGGACGGCCGGAGAACGTGACGCCGCTGCTCGACCGGCCGGGGTTCACCCTGGTGCGGGCCGACGTCGCGCAGGGCATCCCCGTGGACCGGCCGCCGGACCTGATGCTCCACTTCGCCTCCCCCGCCTCCCCCACCGACTACCTGCGGCTGCCGCTGCACACCATGGAGGCCGGCAGCCTGGGCACCCGGCACGCCCTGGAGCTGGCGCACCGCGCGGACGCCCGGTTCGTCCTGGCGTCGACGTCCGAGGTGTACGGCGACCCGCAGCAGAACCCGCAGGACGAGCGGTACTGGGGCCATGTGAACCCGGTCGGCCCGCGCAGTGTCTACGACGAGGCCAAACGCTTCGCCGAGGCGCTGACCACCGCCCACGCGGACAGCGAGGGCACCGACACCTGCATCGTGCGGCTGTTCAACACGTACGGCCCGCGGATGCGCGGCCACGACGGCCGGGCGGTGCCGACCTTCGTCCGGCAGGCCCTCGCCGGAGAGCCGCTCACCGTCACCGGAGACGGCCGGCAGACCCGGTCGCTGTGCTACGTCGACGACACGGTGCGCGGCATCCTCGCCGCGGCGGCGCACGGGCTGCGCGGCCCGGTGAACATCGGCAACCCCGGCGAGATCACCATGCTGGAACTGGCCCGGCTGGTGATCCGGCTGGCCGGGTCGGACTCGGAGATCCGGTTCATCGAGCGGCCCACCGACGACCCGGCCGTGCGCTGCCCGGACATCACCCTGGCCCGCGACAAGCTCGGCTGGGACCCGCAGGTGGACGCCGAGGAAGGGCTGCGCCGCACGATCGCCTGGTTCCGCTCCGGCGCGGACCGCTGA
- a CDS encoding carbamoyltransferase encodes MRILGINALFHDPAAALVIDGHTVAAAEEERFSRRKHGKRPVPFSAWELPEKAAAWCLRRAGLRPQDLDAVAYSYDPALARPAGEMGLDDPWDHLRQTYAREAPGFLRTALPGLDPEIVRFVPHHMAHAASAAYCADGAEDSSVLVLDGRGERASHLAARRVGDKLEPLHAQELPHSLGLVYEELTGHLGFLRSSDEFKVMALASHGTPRMLQELRRHVYPTGDGGFHATGVPWHEFCPPRGAEEPWTQEHADVAASAQAVLEETLLDLVRWLHGRTGHSVLTLAGGVALNCVANSRIAREGPFSRVWVQPAAGDAGTALGGALLLAAGEGDSPEPMTGADLGRDWTDAELGAWLKTAAVPFERPPDIAGTVARTLADNGIVAWFQGRSEYGPRALGHRSLLAHPGHAGNLERLNDVKGREQFRPVAPMVLADRAAGIFDGPLPSPYMLFVHEVAESWKDRIPAVVHVDGTARIQTVDPVREPLVARMLREFEQLTGLPVVVNTSLNTAGRPMVDDPRDALECFGSSPVDLLAIGPYAIRRGDFFRAAGDGRLR; translated from the coding sequence ATGCGCATCCTCGGAATCAACGCCCTGTTCCACGACCCCGCCGCCGCGCTGGTGATCGACGGCCATACCGTCGCCGCCGCCGAGGAGGAGCGGTTCTCCCGCCGCAAGCACGGCAAGCGACCGGTGCCGTTTTCCGCCTGGGAGCTGCCGGAGAAGGCCGCCGCGTGGTGCCTGCGGCGGGCCGGCCTGCGCCCGCAGGACCTGGACGCCGTCGCCTACTCCTACGATCCGGCCCTCGCCCGGCCGGCCGGCGAGATGGGCCTGGACGACCCCTGGGACCACCTGCGGCAGACGTACGCCCGGGAGGCGCCGGGCTTCCTGAGGACCGCGCTGCCCGGGCTGGACCCGGAGATCGTGCGGTTCGTGCCGCACCACATGGCGCACGCCGCGTCCGCCGCGTACTGCGCGGACGGCGCCGAGGACTCCTCGGTGCTCGTCCTGGACGGCCGCGGGGAGCGTGCCTCGCACCTGGCCGCACGCCGGGTCGGGGACAAGCTGGAGCCGCTGCACGCGCAGGAGCTGCCGCACTCGCTCGGGCTGGTCTACGAGGAGCTGACCGGGCATCTGGGCTTCCTGCGCTCCTCGGACGAGTTCAAGGTGATGGCCCTGGCCTCGCACGGCACCCCGCGGATGCTCCAGGAGCTGCGCCGCCACGTGTACCCGACCGGTGACGGCGGCTTCCACGCCACCGGCGTGCCCTGGCACGAGTTCTGTCCGCCGCGGGGCGCCGAGGAGCCCTGGACGCAGGAGCACGCGGACGTGGCGGCGAGCGCCCAGGCGGTGCTGGAGGAGACCCTGCTCGACCTGGTGCGCTGGCTGCACGGCAGGACGGGGCACAGCGTGCTCACGCTGGCCGGCGGCGTCGCCCTGAACTGCGTCGCCAACTCGCGGATCGCCCGCGAGGGCCCGTTCTCCCGGGTGTGGGTGCAGCCCGCGGCCGGTGACGCGGGCACCGCGCTGGGCGGCGCGCTGCTGCTGGCCGCCGGGGAGGGGGACTCCCCGGAACCGATGACCGGCGCGGACCTGGGCCGGGACTGGACGGACGCCGAGCTGGGGGCGTGGCTGAAGACGGCGGCCGTGCCGTTCGAGCGTCCGCCGGACATCGCCGGGACGGTGGCGCGCACCCTCGCGGACAACGGCATCGTCGCCTGGTTCCAGGGGCGTTCGGAGTACGGTCCGCGGGCGCTCGGCCATCGTTCGCTGCTCGCCCATCCGGGGCACGCGGGCAATCTGGAGCGACTGAACGACGTGAAGGGCCGTGAGCAGTTCCGGCCGGTGGCGCCGATGGTGCTGGCCGACCGGGCCGCCGGGATCTTCGACGGGCCGCTGCCCAGCCCGTACATGCTGTTCGTGCACGAGGTGGCCGAGTCCTGGAAGGACCGCATCCCGGCCGTGGTGCACGTGGACGGCACGGCCCGCATCCAGACCGTCGACCCGGTCCGGGAGCCGCTGGTGGCGCGGATGCTGCGCGAGTTCGAGCAGCTGACGGGGCTTCCGGTGGTGGTCAACACCAGCCTGAACACGGCGGGCCGGCCCATGGTCGACGACCCGCGCGACGCGCTCGAGTGCTTCGGCTCCTCCCCCGTGGACCTGCTCGCCATCGGCCCGTACGCGATCCGGCGCGGCGACTTCTTCCGCGCCGCCGGCGACGGGCGGCTCCGATGA
- a CDS encoding glycosyltransferase family 2 protein has product MSAYGARQPDAPGARTAYAVVVPTLGRPGLGVCLRALAAADGPPPQRLVLVDDRRRVTGGPLLARVPQPLRARTTVVAGGGRGPAAARNAGWRAAGAVPWIVFLDDDVVPGPTWAADLARDLAAATAGTAAVTARIEVPLPGGRRPTDWERNTAGLARARWITADMAYRRTALEAAGGFDERFRRAFREDADLALRVTAAGWSVAEGSRTTTHPVRPAGRWISVRLQAGNADDVLMTRLHGRGWWRRAGAPRGRLPAHAAVTGAAVAALSCAALGRPRGALACGALWLAGTAEFALARIRPGPRTRDEVVTMALTSLAIPPAAVWHWLRGQVVHRGAPPFEVPGTGGPPGVRPEPEPERVGP; this is encoded by the coding sequence ATGAGCGCGTACGGGGCGCGGCAGCCGGACGCGCCCGGCGCGCGGACGGCGTACGCCGTCGTGGTCCCGACGCTCGGCCGCCCCGGTCTGGGCGTGTGCCTGCGTGCCCTGGCCGCCGCCGACGGGCCGCCCCCGCAACGGCTGGTGCTCGTCGACGACCGGCGCCGGGTCACCGGCGGGCCGCTCCTCGCGCGGGTGCCGCAGCCGCTGCGGGCGCGCACCACGGTCGTCGCGGGCGGCGGCCGGGGGCCCGCCGCCGCCCGCAACGCCGGGTGGCGCGCGGCCGGCGCGGTGCCGTGGATCGTCTTCCTGGACGACGACGTGGTGCCCGGCCCCACCTGGGCCGCCGACCTGGCCCGGGACCTGGCCGCCGCGACGGCCGGCACCGCGGCGGTGACGGCGCGGATCGAGGTGCCGCTGCCCGGCGGCCGGCGCCCCACCGACTGGGAGCGCAACACCGCCGGGCTGGCGCGTGCCCGCTGGATCACGGCCGACATGGCGTACCGGCGTACGGCGCTGGAGGCGGCGGGCGGCTTCGACGAGCGGTTCCGGCGGGCCTTCCGGGAGGACGCGGACCTGGCGCTGCGGGTGACGGCGGCGGGCTGGTCGGTGGCCGAGGGGTCGAGGACCACGACCCATCCGGTGCGGCCCGCCGGCCGGTGGATCTCGGTACGGCTGCAGGCGGGCAACGCGGACGACGTCCTGATGACCCGGCTGCACGGCCGTGGCTGGTGGCGGCGGGCGGGCGCGCCGCGCGGGCGGCTGCCCGCGCACGCGGCGGTGACCGGGGCCGCGGTGGCCGCGCTGTCCTGCGCGGCGCTGGGCCGGCCGCGGGGCGCCCTGGCGTGCGGGGCGCTGTGGCTGGCGGGGACGGCGGAGTTCGCGCTGGCCCGGATCCGGCCGGGGCCGCGGACCCGGGACGAGGTCGTCACCATGGCACTCACCAGTCTCGCGATCCCGCCCGCCGCCGTCTGGCACTGGCTGCGCGGGCAGGTCGTCCACCGGGGGGCGCCGCCGTTCGAGGTGCCGGGGACCGGCGGCCCGCCGGGGGTGCGGCCGGAGCCGGAGCCGGAACGGGTGGGCCCATGA
- a CDS encoding HAD-IIIA family hydrolase produces MTTQPWIFTGALASARDPARAPGDGLPAAVLFDRDGTLVADVPYNGDPARVRPMRTARAAVDAVRSRGIAVGVVSNQSGVARGLLTRARVEAVQRRVEELLGPFAVWAVCPHGPDDGCACRKPAPGLVLAACARLGVDPSRSVVIGDIGADVAAARAAGARGVLVPTPVTRPEETAGAAETAPDLLAAVRLVLGPDPRWPGSGPERPAAGPETERPGPGAERGWAGLERPEAERRTRRTDSERRGGRPEAERPQAGPDPRRPGSAWAEADRRGRGPSEERRTHGPDEERRTHGPDEERRTRGPDGSVIAVRTAAAS; encoded by the coding sequence ATGACCACCCAGCCGTGGATCTTCACGGGAGCTTTGGCGTCCGCCCGTGACCCCGCCCGCGCTCCCGGCGACGGCCTGCCGGCGGCCGTCCTGTTCGACCGGGACGGCACACTGGTCGCCGATGTGCCGTACAACGGCGACCCGGCCCGGGTGCGGCCGATGCGCACGGCGCGCGCGGCGGTGGACGCGGTGCGCTCACGCGGGATCGCGGTCGGGGTGGTGAGCAACCAGTCCGGGGTGGCGCGCGGGCTGCTGACCCGGGCCCGGGTCGAGGCGGTCCAGCGCCGGGTGGAGGAACTGCTCGGCCCGTTCGCGGTGTGGGCGGTGTGCCCGCACGGTCCGGACGACGGCTGCGCCTGCCGCAAGCCCGCACCGGGCCTGGTCCTGGCCGCGTGTGCCCGGCTCGGCGTGGACCCGTCCCGCAGCGTGGTGATCGGTGACATCGGTGCCGATGTGGCGGCGGCCCGTGCGGCGGGCGCCCGGGGGGTGCTCGTGCCGACGCCGGTGACCCGTCCGGAGGAGACGGCCGGGGCCGCGGAGACGGCACCGGACCTGCTGGCGGCGGTACGGCTGGTGCTGGGCCCGGATCCGCGGTGGCCGGGATCGGGGCCGGAACGGCCGGCGGCGGGCCCGGAGACGGAGCGGCCGGGGCCGGGCGCGGAACGGGGGTGGGCGGGGCTTGAACGGCCGGAGGCGGAGCGCCGGACGCGGCGGACGGATTCCGAGCGGCGCGGGGGGAGGCCGGAGGCGGAGCGGCCGCAGGCGGGCCCGGACCCGCGGCGGCCGGGGTCGGCGTGGGCGGAGGCGGACCGGCGGGGGCGCGGACCGAGCGAGGAGCGGCGGACGCACGGGCCGGACGAGGAGCGGCGGACGCACGGGCCGGACGAGGAGCGGCGGACGCGGGGGCCGGACGGCTCCGTCATCGCCGTACGGACGGCGGCCGCCTCATGA